The Cervus canadensis isolate Bull #8, Minnesota chromosome 5, ASM1932006v1, whole genome shotgun sequence genome contains the following window.
AGCAACAAAGTCGAAAAAAGCAGGGCAAtctgtgcacaataaaggaaagaaaatagctTCATTTTGCCTGCAGCCTCCCATCCCCTAGGCTGGCACTGCTCAATGTCAGGAGAAAATTCCCTGACTGGAAAGAGTTCCCATTGCTGGGAGAGCAGAGTGAGCAATCTGGTCCTCAGGCTTTTGGTGCACCACATTAAGGACCCTCTTTGGCTTTACTTCACCCAGAGAACTACAAATCTGAGATCTACAGAGGTGGCTACAAACAAGGAGAAAAGCAGGGGCTACCAGTGTCAGCCACGCAGTAGGAGCAACCAGTTTCCAGTGACCTGCTTGGCTGAGGACCTCAGCAACTTTCACCTAAGAAGAACCCAACAGCCAGCACAGCTCCCACAGAATCCTTCCAGATTTCACCATTTTTTGCCCCACGGGTATTCATGTGCACAGACACCAGCCAGCTGAGTCTTTCCCATCTTCCTCTCATCTCCCCACCTTTACTGAGAAGCTTAGGGCCTGGACTGGTAGCTGGTCTAGGCCTCTGCCACTACTTGAATGCAAGACACCGCCCTCACATCTGTGCCCTATCAATGTGTACACTCAGGGCTAGTCCTTCAGCTAACCCCCTGCAAGCTGCCAGCCTGTCATCTGTCATCAGCCCCCACTGATGTGTGTGTCCCTGTGGCAAGATCCATAGCCACATGTGCCCACTGACCCTGATTCCTGTCACCGGCCTGCACCATGGGACTCATCAGAAGCTAGGCCCTCCAGCTATGTACCTGAACACCCCAGCCTGACCTCTAGCATTGGTCTCCACTGCTCCCGTGGTAAGACCTGGCAGTGTGTGTGCTAACAGCTGGGGCCTAATGGCTGCAGGTGTACCACCGCTTGCCTGATCCTTTCCGTTTGCTGTGGGCCCAccactctgtgtgtgtctgcagtAGGCCCCTGTcactgcatgtgtgtgcacaccacCAGCACCAGCCACTCCTCTCGCATGTCCTGACGCCTAACACCTGGACCTGGAGGTACTAGTGAGGACCCCAACAGCATTTGCAACCACTAGAGATTCCCCAGGGTGCCAGCCACGAAGCACATAGTTGATGCTGTGTTCTCCAGCAGCCTGAGTCAAAGAGCCAGGATGCCTCTTTGGATCTGGAGTCACCACAAATGCCCACACTTGCTGCCCTGTGCCACTAGACTCAAAATCACAGTGTACTCTAGTGTGTCCCCATTCACAAGTGAAGGTCTTTCCTAACTGAAGTCAGTCCACAAAGCATGGAAAATGCGACTGCTTCTTCAAATAGCCACATACCTACACAAGACTATAGGAATCACAAAGAATCAAGGAACCATAGCACTACCAAAGGAACAGAGTAAACATTCAGTAACTGACCCCAAAGAAACAGACACATGAATTAcctgacaaagaattaaaaataattgttctaAAAATGCTCAGAGAGCTACAAAAGGACACAGGCATACAACTTACAAACATtaggaaaacaacataaaaataaaaaaagaagttgcacaaagaggaaaaaaagaatcagacaaattttggagctgaagaatacgatgactgaactgaagaatttgTTGAGAGGCTCAATAGCAGATTTGATCaagcagaaaaaagaatcatTGACTTTGAAGACATTGAACTTAAATAATGTGTTAGATTAGCCGGTGTTCACAGAAACATACAGAACATCCATCCAAAATCAAcataatatatattcttctcaagtgcaaggccacaaaacaagtcttagtAAATTTAGGAAGactgaaatcatctcaagcatcttttttaACCACAtgggtatgaaactagaaataaactacaagaagaAAACTGGGAAATTCACACATATGTGGGgattaaacaatatgctactgaaCAACCAATAGGTCAAAGAATACTTATCAAAATAGAATCAAAAATATCTTGggatgaatgaaaatggaaatacaagaTACAAAACTTAAGGGATGTAGAAAAAGCAGTTCCAAGGGGGAAAATCAGAGTAATAAACCCCTATATTCAGAAGCAAGAAAGATctaaaataaacaatctaacttCACACTTCAAGGAActagggaaaaaagaacaaacaaaattcaagttagcagaaggaaagggataacaaagatcagagtataaataaaatggagagtagaaaaaaaataggaaagatcaacaaaattaagagttgggtttgttttttaaaggtgaTCAAAATTGACAAAGTTTTAGTTAGATTACcaagagaaaagagacagaactcaaataaaaataattagaaatgaaacGAGACCGTACAACTGTtagcacagaaatacaaaggatcataagagaataaTGTGAACAACTACATACCAAAAATAgtatgaaatgaataaattcctagaaacatacaacttaACAAGGTTGAATTAAGAGTAGGAAGCCTGAACAGGCCAATATAAATAAGGGGATCAAAggagtaataaaaaaaatcataatattgAAAACCCCAATTCAGAAAAGTCCagtaccagatggcttcacagatgaaatCTACCAAACTTTTGAAGAATTTAGTAtcaattcttctcaaactcttccaaaaaaaaactcaaagagaGAACACTCACAAATTCACTTTATGAGCCTAGccttaccctgataccaaagccagataaggatactacaagaaaagaaagcagaagccaATATTCCTGATGAatttagatataaaaatatttaacaatatacTAGGAAACCCAATTCAATTGCACACTAAAAGGATTGTACCGCATGATTACATGGGATTTATTCTTGGGATGCAAGAATGACTCAACATATGCAAACCAATAAATGTGATAAACCacattaaatgaatgaaacacaaaaatcaaacgatcatctcaatagatgcagagaaagcatttaacaaaattcaatattctttcataataaaaaatcttaaaatgggTTTAGAAGGAACATACTCCAACACAATAAACGCCACATATGACAAATCCATAGCTAATATCATTGTCAGTGGTGAAAGATTGAAAGCCTTCCCCTAAGATCAAGATCAACACAAAGGTGAGCACTCTCACCACTTCTTGTCaatatagtattggaagtcctagccagagcagttaggcaagaaaaagaaataaaaggcacccatactggaaaagaagaagcaaaattatGTCTATTTGCTGATAATATGAAAATACTAAAGACTGCAcccaaaaaactgttagaatcaataaatgaattcaataaagtttCAGGACACAAaaaacaacatacaaaaatcagtttattTCTATATAGGAACAggaaactatacaaaaagaaataatgaaaacaatcccattcatgATAACACtaagaacaataaaatacttagaaataactTTAACCAAGgatctatacactgaaaactataagatgctgatgaaagaaatggagatacaaataagtggaaagatatactgtgttcatggactgAAAGTTAATATTCTTAAATTGTCCATACTGCCCAAAGCCATCTAtaaatgcaattcctatcaaaatttcaatgacaattttcacagaactagagaaaacaatcctaaaattcatacgGAACCACAAAACCCCTAAACAGCCACAGCAGTcatgagaaagaataaagctTGAGGCATCACATatcctgatttcaaattatattgcAGAGCTATAGAAGTAAAgtcagtatggtattggcataaaaacagacacatagatcaatgtaacagaattgagagcctagaaataaactcaTGTATACATGGCAAACTAACATTTGACAAAGGATCCAAGAATGCTTAATGGGAATAAGATTGTCTCTTCAATAGATAACATTGGGAAAACtatatatccacatgcaaaagaatgaaagtggaTCCTCATCTTATagcactcacaaaaattaactcaaaatagattgaaGACTTAATTGTAAGACCTTAAGCCATAAAattactagaaaaaaatatatgggaaagctccttgacattggtcttggcagtgATTTTTGGATATGACATCACAAGCATAAGCAACGAAAACAAGAATCAATATGTGGGACTGTGCATgaacatgctaagtcacttcagccgtgtctgactctgtgaccctatggactttagcccaccaggcttctctgtccatgagattcttcaggcaagaatactggagtggactgtcatgccctcctccaggggatcttcccaactcaggaatcaaaccttcatctccacagctcctgaattggcaagcaggttctttatcactagggccacctgggattATATCAAAGTAAAAAGCTTCTTCAAGGCAAACAGAAACAATCAACACAATGAAAAggtaacctatggaatgggaaaaaaatatctgcaaaccatATATATGATAAGGAGTAAATATCCAGCAGTCGTTCGCCTAGGCTGTGGCCCAGCTTCCAGAGATGAAGTGATGTGATGcctgggatttgcttcaaaataatctggAAGGTGGGAGTCAATCATTTTGACAAGTCTCCTGAAAGGAACAGCTAGCAGGAGCTGAACCCTTTTTCCATTTGGTCTCGTGGCAAAGGCAGAGATCACACCAGCAGCTCCATACAGtatgaaagacaattttttttcttcttatatgaTGTGCTCACTAGTGCCCTCTGAACAGTCTTCTGGTACCTCTCTCTTGCCTAAAGACAATGCTCCTTTTTCTTGGAGTTCCTTGGATGAGGATGAATTGGATGACTCCTTGCTGGAGCTATCTGATGGAGAAGATGATGGCCATTTCAGTTTCACAGAGAAACAGATTCAGGAACTCTTGAAGGATGATGACCTATCAAATGAGCACTTTCCTTGGGGAGGAGGGTTGCCTAATGATGACAGCAGGAATGttgagaagggagagaaggggagtcAAATTCCACTTGACACTCCCCAAGAGAAAGATTCACCATACAACATGGGACCAGAAGCTGAGACCCCTGACACATTCAAACTACCTCAACTAACTACATCAGTTGGTCATGGACCAACTCCTACTAAACCACTGAACAGACGCTTTGCACAAGAATCTTATAAAAGTTACAGTTGCACCATTTGATCCAACAGTCTGTGATATTGTACTTGATAAGGACAAGATTTATGTGTCCAAAGTTACATCCAGAGTTACTGAAAAACCCTCCTCCCTTGGGGAAGAGATGAGAGAAGATGATCTTAGCCCAAATGAGAGCACACTTTGCACAGAATCTGAAGGGATCAGCCCCAAAAACTCTGCCTATGATGGGCCCCCACTCCCTTCTTCAAACAATAATTTTCAACATACTGtctctaataaaaatatatccagcAGTAAGAAACCTACACCTGTATTCTCTCAGATCTTGGACCATTCAGAGACTTCTAATACAGGGTCATCCTGGAGAAATGGATCATATAAATCAAGTTTTGAAATGAAGTTACCAGTTTCCAGTTCATCAAGCAAAGATGTTCTTGACAAGGATTCTGGGAAGCTAAAGGTCCATGAAAAGAGACTAGGCAAAGTCATTCCTGTTCTGCAAGCCAAAACAAGGACTAATGTTCCGACGTTTTCACCGTCAGACCTGGAAAAGCAGAAGCAAAGTTATCTCAGGAATGAGATTGCTCATATAGAAGACCCAGTGGATTCAAACCAAGGTACCTTGGGGGAGCTGTGTGCCTTGATGGATCAAGTTCATCCCATGCACAACCAGAAATGGCAGCATCCTTCAGACCTCACCAGGTGAAACTACGCCCGGTTTCGACAGAGAAATCTGCAAAGATACAGTCTGACCCAGTGGGTTGACCAGAATAAGCGAAGCCACCATCGGTTCCAGCGTCTACCAGATTTCCCATACGGTCCACTTGTCTCCTCCCATCAGCAGTGAAGGCCCTATCCAGGGTCCTGTCCAGAGCAGCATCTCATCTTTTGCTGTTCCATGCATTGtagatttagaattttatttttcacaatatttttatttaaagaacttGTCACCTTTTGGAAATGCATATTGCTGACTTGAAATTTTTTGTATAGGGTccttcatttctgtgtgtgtgtatgcatttaaGCAGTGTTGAGTTgacatagttttaattttttaatttaaattaaagaaatcaTTCTTTAATCTCTTGAAGGAAGAGATTCTTTATCAGGCTGCAAACCAGTTTTAATTATTGCTGATGACTTATAAATGGATACAAGTCACTTTTAACAACCCTTCTTACTTTTTTTATGTGAATCTCTGAATACCCGTCAGTATTTTAAAGTTAGTAATTCAGGACATCTGAAGTAGTTGAAAGGACAGATTAAAAGTGTaaatcttctcttctttttgtacCTACtagctgcctttatttttttggcttctttttttttttccattcttcattaaatttattttgcacAGTAGTGTTTACAAGTCTTACATATCTTAACTCTTAACAGAAGACTGGTGACTAACAACCTCTGTTGATCTGTGGTCTTGTGACTgattgccttctctgtctttcttcaagggttttccttccttccttgtttccCCAGTGATCTTAGGGCTCTACTGGCATATTCCTGTATCCTTTTGGACATAGAGATGCCTCTTAAGAACAGCCTCATTGCACTCTTTACTGAAGAGCTACCCACCGAGAGTCTTGACTCTAGGACAGGCCAGAAGGCAGTGCTATTGAGAGGTGTGAGTTGGTCTTCAGTCTCATCTGCTGAACCCAGCTTTGAGTATGAGTTGGCGAGTTAGTTAGTGAGCCTCCATCCTATAGAAGAGACTTTTGAGAAGCTGTCCTTTGTCTCCATTATTAGTTAATAAGAGGTGCCTTTTGATCTAGATGTTACCACCTCCTCACTTGGTCAGAGGATGTACAGTTTTACAAAACTACTAAAGTGGATTTAAAAGTTTTGATGAAGCCTGTGCACAAAGCATTACCTCATCTTAAGGATTAGTACTCTTAAGCCAAGTTGATGAGCTTTGTGCAGCTACCTTAATGGATGTCTTTGGAGTTTGTTATTCTCTTTACAGACGGCTCTAGACATCTCTTGGGAGATTTTACAGTCTGGCATTTGTGCTCTTGTTCACTCTCAGTGAAGGTTGTACCTAGTTGCTGTAGCACATCCTGTGATACTGGGCTCACTGCCTGTCAGGTTTTGTTGTTCCATCAGCCCCATCTTTGTCTGCAAGTAACCTAACATAAACATCCTACTGTGCTTTAGAAACTGACTTGGGAGAAACTTGGTCATTGTTACCAGTAAATTTAGATGGATGTCCCTAAGtgtttaccatttctgtccagtCAAGGAGTCTCTTTTCCTTGGAAATTTGGCTGAGAGTCTGGGgccaaaatgcaaaggagaagtTCTGTTCAAAGGCAAGAGTCAAAATCTGTTATTTCAGTTGGCATTTACAACGTCAGTCACTTCTCCAAGTTTGCGTAAATCAGCTTGATGGAATGGGACAGACAAATATCCAACTTTGAAACTATAGCACAATTAGAACTAAGTATTGCTGGAATATCTAGCATTGTAGTTGTCTTGTTCCCCACAGATCACCAAGGAGTAAAGGGATGGCCGTTTGCTTGGGCAGAAGTCTGAAGTCTCACGCTCTTACCTCCTTGGTGCAGGAAGGTTTAAGACTGACGTGTCACGGGAGCACCGCCTTTGCCAAATCTAATGAGTGACGGGTTATCTGGAAAATGTGACAATCACATTTCCTCTTTGCTCAAATAATTCTGTTTTTCCAAAGCTTTAGCAGCTTAATTAAATCTGTTGGACTTGGGGAGGAGAGAACTGTTCCCTAGCGGCTAACATGGTattctttaagaagaaaaacaaagccaaagaAAACTCATTATCAGGCATGTTCGCCTTAAAGATGATAGTGGGTAGAATCTGgagtttgaatttgtttttaaaagcacttaCGTATCTCATATTTGGTGTTGGCCTCTTAAGTCTAATTTTCATGTAGAATTCTTGCTGTATTGTTTCATTTGAGTAAGGGCTCTGTGCATTGAACTGCCTACCGAGCTTTCTTTATCTGTGATGACATTCTCACCACAGGGGTCTTAACACTGCAGAGTAGACTTGTGCTGTTTACATAGTTTACTTGTAACTAAAAGAGCCTGAAATAACCTGTAGTTTTCCATCTAATTTGACCCCAATTTACTTTGGTTGTTGTCAGGATCAATTATGAAACTGAAGTTTGGTGCCTCCTGTGTATCATGTTTTTCCCCTTGTAGCAGTTGTGTttaatgtcattaaaaataaataaaagttaaaataaaaaaggagtaaATATCCAAAACACATATGGAACTCATAGAACTCAATAGcaagaaaacaaataatcaaattaaaaagtGAGCTaaggacctgaacagacatttttccaaagagaacaTATAAACAGTcaaaaggtacatgaaaaggcATTCAagatcactaatcatcagggaaatgcaaatcaaatccacagtGAGATACtgcctcacatctgttagaatgtgctgtgctgtactcagttgctcagttgtgtctgactctttgggatgccagggactgtaggccgccagcctccgctatccatggggattctccaggtcagagtactggagtgggttgccatgccctcctccaggggatcttcgtaacccagggatcgaactcacgtctccctcattgtaggccgattctttacaatctgagccaccagagaagtcctctgttagaatggctattatcaaaaaagacaaggatgtcAGGGTTGTTGTTCTCTGTTTCCTCAACCATGTTTTTGATTGTGAAAGGCATGGGGAGAAGAGAATCAACTCAACAGCAAGATGGGCACGTAGAACATTAGCAGATGAATGCCGTATTGATGTCCATGGCTCTGGAAAGGTTATgtgttcttctctttcctttagcATCACCAGCATGTCTGTCACAAGACCAGCCCTTTCCAGAAGCAGTTACAAAAGAGTTTGTGTTAGTTagcagctgattttttttctctctgcaatTTTCATTCCAAGTGGGAGTAAAAATATATTATACCATAATAACTGACTGAgcacaatcagttcagtttagccgctcagttgtgtctgactctttgcgactccatggactgcagcacgccaggcttccctgtttatcaccaactcctggagtttactcagactcatgtccattgagttggtgatgccatccaaccatctggtcctctgtcgttttcctcccaccttcaatcttgcccccatcagggtcttttccattgagtcagttctttgcatcaggtggccaaagtattggagtttcagcttcaacatcagtccttccaatgaacacccaggactgatctcctttaggatggactggttggatctcctttcagtccaagggactctcaagagtcttctccaacaccacagttcaaaagcatcaattctttggcactcagctttctttatagtccaactctcacatccgtacatgactactggaaaagccatagctttgactagacagacattgttggcaaagtaatgtctctgctttttaatatgctatctaggttggtcataacttttcttccaaggagcagcatcttttgatttcatggctacaatcaccatctgcagtgattttggactccaaaaaaataaagtctgtcactgtttccacggtttccccatcttTGACTGAGCACAATAATTGGTTTTGCATACATTATCTTATTTGTAATGCTTACTAAAACTTATGAGGCAAGTACAATTAATATTCTtatatcattaatatattttttccatttacaaaATGTAATTTTGTAAACAGAAAAAATCCTGAGACTCAGCTACCATTTCATGGGTTCACTCCCACTGACTGTTAATTTACAAACTTATGACAAAtgtacagtgatttttttaaaggaattacaTATATCTCA
Protein-coding sequences here:
- the LOC122441829 gene encoding LOW QUALITY PROTEIN: S100P-binding protein-like (The sequence of the model RefSeq protein was modified relative to this genomic sequence to represent the inferred CDS: inserted 2 bases in 1 codon; substituted 1 base at 1 genomic stop codon), whose product is MMCSLVPSEQSSGTSLLPKDNAPFSWSSLDEDELDDSLLELSDGEDDGHFSFTEKQIQELLKDDDLSNEHFPWGGGLPNDDSRNVEKGEKGSQIPLDTPQEKDSPYNMGPEAETPDTFKLPQLTTSVGHGPTPTKPLNRRXLHKNLIKVTVAPFDPTVCDIVLDKDKIYVSKVTSRVTEKPSSLGEEMREDDLSPNESTLCTESEGISPKNSAYDGPPLPSSNNNFQHTVSNKNISSSKKPTPVFSQILDHSETSNTGSSWRNGSYKSSFEMKLPVSSSSSKDVLDKDSGKLKVHEKRLGKVIPVLQAKTRTNVPTFSPSDLEKQKQSYLRNEIAHIEDPVDSNQGTLGELCALMDQVHPMHNQKWQHPSDLTRXNYARFRQRNLQRYSLTQWVDQNKRSHHRFQRLPDFPYGPLVSSHQQ